CCGGCCCCGCCCCCATGCCGCCGCCCACCGTCTCGTAAAACGCGAAGGGCGCGCCGCTGCGCGGGTCCAGCCCGCCCACCGAGATGTTGTTCATGGTGCCCTGCGACTGCGCGGGGATCAGCTCGGGCAGCGCCTGCGCCAGCGCCAGGAACACCACGTCCGTGATGCGCTGAGAGGTTTCCACGTTGCCGCCCGCGACCGCGGCCGGCGGCGCCGCCGCGACCAGGCTGCCCGCAGGGAGCACGAGATGCACTGCCTCCATGGCGCCGCCGCCCGCCGGCAGCGGCTGCCCCAGCAGCGCCTCGACCACGCAACGCACGGCGTAGCGCACGCAGGAGGTGGTGATGGCAGCGACCGCGTTCACCCCGCCGGCCGCCTGCGCCGCCGTTCCGCTGAAGTCCGCGATCAGCGCGCCCTCTCCCACAGTGAGCTGCAGGCGGATGGGCAACGGGCCGCTGCCGCAGCCGTCGTCGTCCAGCACGTCCTCCGCTCGGTAGACGCCGGCCGGGATGCGCGCAATGCCCGCCCGGACCAGCCGATCCGCGTAGGCCAGGAGCGAGGCCATGGCCAGCCGCACCTCCGCCACGCCCCGCCGCGCAACCAGCTCCAGCAGCCGCTGCTCGCCCGCGTGCAGCGACGCGAGCTGGGCGGCCAGGTCGCCCTCCCGCTCCGCCGGCGTGCGCACGTTGCTCAGGATCAGCTTCCAGACCTCCTCGTTCCGCTGGCCGCCGCGCACCAGCAGCAGCGGCGGGATGCGGAGCCCCTCCTGATGGATGTCCCGCGCCAGCGGCATGGACCCCGGCGCCATGCCGCCCACGTCGGCGTGGTGCGCGCGCGCGGCCAGGTAGGCCAGGGGAGTTCGAGCAGTTCTGCCCGGCGCGCGGAACCCGGCGACCGGAACGGGAACCGGATCGGGTACGGGTACGGGTACGGGTACGGGTACGTTACCGACGCGGCAGTACACCGGCATGACCACGGTGATGTCCGGCAGGTGCGTGCCGCCGCGGAACGGATCGTTGAGCACGGCAATGTCGCCCTGCGCCAGCGGGCCCAGCTCGGCAAGCACGGCGGCCACGCTGAGGGGCATGGCTCCCAGGTGGACGGGCATGTGGTCGCCCATCGCCACCACCCGTCCCTGCCCGTCGAAGAGCGCGCAGGAATAGTCGCGCCGCTCCTTGATGTTAGGGGAGTGCGCCGCCCGCCGCAGCGCCGCACCCATGGCTTCGGCCAGGGCGGTGAACAGGTGACGGTACACCTCCAGCCGGACGGGATCGAGTGGCAGATCGTCTCTTTGCATCCGCTGGCTCGCGGGTTAGATTCGTCGCACGAAATTCGCGTCCGTTCGAGCAGCCGTGGGGGCCCCCATCAGGAGGTGGGATTGGCGCGCAGGAAGCAAGAGAGGAGCGCGTTCGACCGGGCGCGAGACGAGTTGTTCAGCCATATCCACCGCTGCGATGTGATCGGCGCCACGGAGGCGCAGCAGCGGGAGTGGATGGCCGATACGCTGCAATTCATGGCGGAGCGGTACCCCAGCCTGACGGCGCCGGAGCTCGAGCAACTGAGTGTGCTGGGCCTGCGCTTCTGCAAGCCGGTGATCCCGCACGGCAGCCAAGATACTGCGCCGTCTTCGGAGGACGCAAACGCCGCTTGATGGGGCGCCCCTGGCCCCGATACGGCGCTTCGCTGTATGAGCCGATCCATCCTCCTGATTGAGGACGATGCCGACGTGCGCGCCACGCTGGCGCGCTTCTTCGAGCGTCGCGGCTGGCTGGTCAGTGGCGCGGAGGGCGGCCGCCCGGGCCTTGAAGTGTACGACCGCGAGCGTCCCGATCTGGTGCTTCTCGACCTCGAGCTGCCCGACCTTCCCGGCCTCGACGTGCTGCGCGTGCTGCGCGAACGCGACAGCGCTGCCGCCGTCATCATGCTGACCGGCTACGGCGACATCGCTACTGCGGTCGCAGCCATGCGCCTGGGCGCGGAGAATTTCCTGACCAAGCCCGTCGAGCTGCCGCACCTCGAGGCAGCGGCAGAGCGCGCCCTGGAGAAGGTCGAGTTGCGCCGGCTGAGCCGGTTCCTTGCCGAGCGCGAGGGCGATGCACCAGGGCTGGGCTCGCTCGGTCGCTCCCCGGTCATGCGCGAGATTGTCCGGCAGATCGAGCTGCTCGCAGCCAGTGACACCACGGTGCTGCTGCTCGGCGAGACGGGCACGGGGAAGGGGTGGGTCGCCAAGCTGCTGCACGCCCTGTCGCCGCGCGCGGGTGCGCCGCTGATCGAGGTGAACTGCGGCGGGCTGACCGCTACCTTCCTGGATTCCGAGCTGTTCGGCCACGAGCGCGGCGCGTTCACGGATGCCAAGGCGCAGAAGCGCGGACTCTTCGAGATCGCGCACACGGGCACGCTGCTGCTGGACGAGATCGGCGACCTGGCGCCCGAACTGCAGCCCAAGTTGCTGAACGTGCTGGAGAGCCGGACGTTCCGCCGCCTGGGCGGCACCCGCGAGATCGAGGTGGACGTGCGGCTGATCGCCGCGACGCACCACCCGCTCGAAGACGCGGTGCGCGCCGGCCGCTTCCGCGAGGACCTGTATTACCGCCTGGCCGTGCTCCCGCTGCGGCTGCCGCCGCTGCGCGAGCGCGGGCCCCAGGACATTGCCGAGCTCGCCCGCCGGCTGCTCCTGGACCTGCGCCGCCGCCTGGGCCGCGGTCCCGGGCGCTTCTCCGCCGAGGCGCTCGACCTGCTCACGCGCTACTCCTGGCCCGGCAACATCCGCGAACTGCGGAACGTGCTGGAACGCGTCCTGCTCCTGGGAGCTGGCGCGGAGGAAGTGCTGCCCGCACACCTGCCCACGGAGCTGACGTCAGTGGCCGGCCCGCCTGGCCCCGATTCGGATCCCGGCCTTTCCCTGGACGAGCTCGAGCGCCGCCACATCGCCCGCGTGCTGGCCCATCACGCCGGCAACCGCTCGCGCGCCGCCCGCACACTCGGCATCTCGCGCGCCGCTCTCTATCAGAAGCTGCGGCGCTACGGCCTCGAGCACGTTTCCTGACCGGAGCCATGCCATGAGCTCGCGACGCAACTTCCTCCGAACCACGGCGGGCGCCGGTCTGGGCGCTGCTACGCTCGGCCGATTTCCGTTCGCCCGGGAGCTGGCTGCTGCCCCGATCAGTCGTGCCGGCGCGCTGAGACCCGTGGTCATCGCCAGTGCCAACGGGCTCCAGGCTGTCGAGCGCGCGATGCAGACGATCCAGGCGGGGGGCGACACGATCGAGGCGGTCGTCCAGGGCGTCAACATTGTGGAGCTTGATCCGCAGGACAACTCCGTGGGCTATGGCGGCCTGCCCAACGAAGACGGCGTCGTTCAGCTTGACGCCTCGGTCATGCACGGGCCGACGCGTGGCGCTGGCGCCGTGGCCTCGCTGGAAGGCGTGAAGACGCCCTCCCGCGTGGCCGTCGCGGTCATGCGCTACACGGACCATGTCCTCCTCGTGGGAGCCGGCGCCCGCGAGTTCGCGCGCAAGCTGGGGTTCAATGTCAACGAGGATCTGTTGACGGAGGACTCCCGCCGCCGCTGGCTCGAGTGGCGGGCCAGCCTTTCGCCGGATGATGACTGGATCTCCCCCGAGGAAGCCGGCGCGCCCCCGCTCCGCACGGGCGGACGCGGCGCCATGGCCGACCCGCGCCGCGATGGCGAGCGCGCGCTGCTCGACTCCTATGACGGCTTGCGCCCCTGGGGCACCATCAACTGCAACGCGGTCGACCGGAATGGCAACATCTCGGGCGTGACCACCACCAGCGGCCTGGCCTGGAAGATCCCGGGCCGCGTGGGCGATTCCCCCATCCTGGGCGCCGGACTGTACGTGGACAATGATGTGGGCGCCTGCGGCTCGACCGGCCGCGGCGAGGCCGTGCTCAAGACGGTAGGCTCGCACACCGTCGTCGAGAACATGCGCCGGCGCATGAGCCCGACCGACGCCTGCCTCGAGGCGTTGCACCGCGTCGTACGCTGGACGGTCGAAAAGCGACTCCTCGGGCCCGACGGCCGCCCCAACTTCAACGTCAACTTCTACGCCCTCAACAAGAACGGCGACTACGGCGCCGCCGCTATCTGGTCGGGTTCCCGCTTTGCCGTCAGCGTGGACGGCCGCGCCCAGCTCCGCGACTCCGCCTACCTCTTCCAGCGCGCCTAGCCTCCGGAGCGAGTGAGGCTTGGGAACGGCACTTGCGCCGCACCTTCTATCAGGTGGGCATCCGCATCGGCCTCGAGCGTTTCCTCGAGGTGGACTGGAAGTGGTACCTGTCCGAGGTCGTGTACCCGCCCGTGGCCGCCCCCTGACCCCTCCCGCTACTCGCCCAGCAGGCCCCGCAGCCGGCGGGAATTGCGCACCCGTGCCGCCGCGGCCTGCCCGGACTCGAGGCGGGCCAGCACGCGCCGCGCTACAATGGAGGCGCGCGGCTCCGTCGGCTCCAGCGCCTCGAGGTAGACGTCCAGCGCGCGATCGAGGGGCAGCTCGTCCCCGATGGCCGAGACCACCTCCAGGGCGTTGCGGACGTGCGTCTCCACTACCGCCTCCTCGGCGCGGGCGAGGGCAATGAGCAGCCGCCGCCGGCCCTCCTCGCTCAAGCGGCGCCTTCGCAGCCAACCAAACACGGATGCCTCCCGGCACCTGTTGCCGTGCGCCGCGCGGCCGGTTTCCTCCATCCGGGCGCGCGCACTGATAAAATGGTCGCGCGGGCGCGGCGGCGGCAAGGCTGGGGAGCTTAGCGGCGCGTCGGTGGAACCCCGGGAACCCTCTGGCCCGCGCCCGCGCGACTTATTACATTAAACGTGCCGCACTCGCGGCTCGCGCAGCCGCACCCGCGGCGTCTCTTCCCACCCCACTGATCCGCAGGGCTCCCGTTCCGTGGCAGAGAGGAGGCGCTGAAGCATGGCCACCCCGTTCCTCAGCTCTGAGGAGTACGACGAGCGCGCCCACCGGCTGTACAATGATGGCGACTACGAGGGCGCGCTACACACGCTCAAGGAGGGGCTCCATCTCTATCCCGATTCCGTCGAGCTGCTGGTGGGCCTGGGCTACACCCGCCTGGCACGCGAAGAATTTGTCTGGGCGAAGCAAGCGTTCGAGAAGGCGCTGCTGCTCGAGGCCGACGACCACGACGGGCTGGTCGGGTTGGGTGAGGTGCTGCTTCGCTTCGGCCGCCACCCAGAGGCCCAGCGGCTCTTCGCGCGCGTGAGGGCCGCCGCGCCCGACGACCTGGACCTCTTCCTGTCCATGGGCCGGGCGCTGTACCGCGAACGTCTGTTCTCGCAGGCGCGGGCCCTGTTTGACGAGGCCGTGCTGCGCCACCCTACCAGTCCGGAGGCCGCCGCCGCGCTCGGCTACACGCTGCACCGCCTGGGCG
The window above is part of the Gemmatimonadota bacterium genome. Proteins encoded here:
- a CDS encoding N(4)-(beta-N-acetylglucosaminyl)-L-asparaginase — translated: MSSRRNFLRTTAGAGLGAATLGRFPFARELAAAPISRAGALRPVVIASANGLQAVERAMQTIQAGGDTIEAVVQGVNIVELDPQDNSVGYGGLPNEDGVVQLDASVMHGPTRGAGAVASLEGVKTPSRVAVAVMRYTDHVLLVGAGAREFARKLGFNVNEDLLTEDSRRRWLEWRASLSPDDDWISPEEAGAPPLRTGGRGAMADPRRDGERALLDSYDGLRPWGTINCNAVDRNGNISGVTTTSGLAWKIPGRVGDSPILGAGLYVDNDVGACGSTGRGEAVLKTVGSHTVVENMRRRMSPTDACLEALHRVVRWTVEKRLLGPDGRPNFNVNFYALNKNGDYGAAAIWSGSRFAVSVDGRAQLRDSAYLFQRA
- a CDS encoding hydantoinase B/oxoprolinase family protein, with the protein product MQRDDLPLDPVRLEVYRHLFTALAEAMGAALRRAAHSPNIKERRDYSCALFDGQGRVVAMGDHMPVHLGAMPLSVAAVLAELGPLAQGDIAVLNDPFRGGTHLPDITVVMPVYCRVGNVPVPVPVPVPDPVPVPVAGFRAPGRTARTPLAYLAARAHHADVGGMAPGSMPLARDIHQEGLRIPPLLLVRGGQRNEEVWKLILSNVRTPAEREGDLAAQLASLHAGEQRLLELVARRGVAEVRLAMASLLAYADRLVRAGIARIPAGVYRAEDVLDDDGCGSGPLPIRLQLTVGEGALIADFSGTAAQAAGGVNAVAAITTSCVRYAVRCVVEALLGQPLPAGGGAMEAVHLVLPAGSLVAAAPPAAVAGGNVETSQRITDVVFLALAQALPELIPAQSQGTMNNISVGGLDPRSGAPFAFYETVGGGMGAGP
- a CDS encoding sigma-54-dependent Fis family transcriptional regulator, with the translated sequence MSRSILLIEDDADVRATLARFFERRGWLVSGAEGGRPGLEVYDRERPDLVLLDLELPDLPGLDVLRVLRERDSAAAVIMLTGYGDIATAVAAMRLGAENFLTKPVELPHLEAAAERALEKVELRRLSRFLAEREGDAPGLGSLGRSPVMREIVRQIELLAASDTTVLLLGETGTGKGWVAKLLHALSPRAGAPLIEVNCGGLTATFLDSELFGHERGAFTDAKAQKRGLFEIAHTGTLLLDEIGDLAPELQPKLLNVLESRTFRRLGGTREIEVDVRLIAATHHPLEDAVRAGRFREDLYYRLAVLPLRLPPLRERGPQDIAELARRLLLDLRRRLGRGPGRFSAEALDLLTRYSWPGNIRELRNVLERVLLLGAGAEEVLPAHLPTELTSVAGPPGPDSDPGLSLDELERRHIARVLAHHAGNRSRAARTLGISRAALYQKLRRYGLEHVS